Proteins encoded by one window of Arachis hypogaea cultivar Tifrunner chromosome 1, arahy.Tifrunner.gnm2.J5K5, whole genome shotgun sequence:
- the LOC112791155 gene encoding poly(A)-specific ribonuclease PARN has protein sequence MNPTPRKLALSLSRALSRALTTATAAASQSGSAFPLKTVTTKNFEASLSELRDHVRTSDFVAIDLEMTGVTSAPWRESFEFDRSDVRYLKVRDSAHKFAVIQFGVCPFRWDSSNHYFVAYPYNFYVFPHQELEDLAPCYEFLCQTTSMDFLAKYQFDFNACIREGISYLSRAQEREAVRRLNSRYESEHSNICKLKDVKGIQLISMADILFSERMKNKFSKWRDGLLQEQSREEQIIGTSKDSKQLFEVIFFKMHPAIRLSGFTSRQLKLIQLVIRKHFQDLSYVCVNSEDSGSQHMVVYTDSRDELNLLLKEVKDGNRKAEEKKIQNAVGFRHVIDLLSAEKKLIVGHNCFLDIAHVYNKFIGPLPGTPEEFVTSINKYFPHIVDTKILFNNNHVLQEKMKRSRKSLASAFSLFCPQIAVGSNSSDLDSPLHVKVNVEVNDLRSSSWNPGAKHEAGYDAFMTGCIFAQICSDLGVDYKHHESSPQQLALNEKLQKYVNHLYLSWIHGDIIDLNTGDKVAESTPSNNLKRQYPKILFENIVIIWGFPSQLKANDLRVCISKVFGPASVVSVYHLDATAVFVQFSKTELVYDFLLLKDTLERSDGTILVLHPLAKILEGGNTCAADYDTYKEICGSPISEALFAEQAKAVGIKWKTKLVESQVTLQAEDHESPGAEGSVNSVMKLVKTKPNIIEQLRNAPSHRKVSSFETEDSCCAVEMNA, from the exons ATGAACCCAACACCAAGGAAACTCGCACTCTCACTCTCACGTGCGCTCTCACGTGCCCTAACTACCGCCACCGCCGCAGCCTCGCAATCTGGATCGGCTTTCCCTCTCAAGACGGTTACCACCAAAAACTTCGAAGCTTCTCTTTCGGAGCTCCGGGACCATGTCCGAACCTCCGATTTTGTGGCCATCGACCTTGAGATGACCGGCGTAACCAGTGCGCCCTGGCGGGAGTCCTTCGAGTTCGACCGCTCCGACGTCCGGTACCTGAAGGTCAGGGACTCCGCCCACAAGTTTGCCGTCATTCAGTTCGGCGTCTGCCCCTTCCGTTGGGACTCTTCCAACCACTACTTCGTCGCTTATCC GTACAATTTCTATGTTTTTCCACATCAGGAGCTTGAGGATCTGGCTCCATGTTATGAATTTCTCTGCCAGACTACTTCAATGGATTTCTTGGCTAAATACCAGTTTgatttcaatgcatgcatacgtGAAG GAATATCTTATTTATCTAGAGCGCAAGAAAGGGAAGCAGTAAGGAGATTGAATTCTAGATACGAAAGTGAGCATTCAAACATTTGTAAATTAAAAGACGTTAAAGGCATACAATTGATCAGCATGGCAGACATATTGTTCTCTGAAcgaatgaaaaacaaattcagtAAATGGCGTGATGGGTTATTACAGGAGCAAAGTCGAGAAGAACAAATTATAGGAACttcaaaagactcaaaacagCTATTTGAAGTGATTTTCTTTAAGATGCATCCTGCTATTAGACTTAGTGGATTTACATCTCGGCAGCTAAAATTGATTCAGTTG GTCATCAGAAAACACTTTCAAGATTTGTCATATGTATGTGTGAATAGCGAAGATTCTGGTTCACAACATATGGTTGTATATACAGACTCAAGGGATGAACTAAACTTACTTCTG AAGGAGGTAAAAGATGGAAATCGCAAGGCAGAAGAGAAGAAGATTCAAAATGCTGTGGGATTTCGCCATGTTATTGATCTCCTTTCTGCAGAAAAGAAGTTGATTGTTGGTCATAATTGTTTTCTGG ATATTGCTCATGTCTACAACAAATTTATAGGTCCCCTTCCAGGGACTCCTGAAGAGTTTGTCACCTCTATTAACAAGTATTTTCCGCACATTGTTGACACTAAAATACTCTTCAACAATAATCATGTGCTCCAAGAAAAGATGAAAAGGTCAAGAAAATCACTGGCCTCTGCATTTTCCTTGTTTTGTCCACAAATTGCAGTAGGTTCCAACAGCAGTGATCTTGATTCACCCTTACATGTGAAAGTGAATGTTGAAGTTAATGATTTGAG ATCATCGAGCTGGAACCCTGGAGCCAAGCATGAGGCCGGATATGATGCTTTTATGACTGGTTGTATCTTTGCTCAAATATGCAGTGATTTAGGAGTTGATTATAAACACCATGAATCTTCTCCGCAACAATTAGCCCTTAATGAGAAACTACAAAAGTATGTTAACCATCTATATCTTAGTTGGATACATGGGGACATTATTGATCTGAATACCGGTGATAAGGTTGCAGAATCTACACCAAGCAATAACCTCAAGAGGCAATATCCAAAGATTTTGTTTGAAAATATTGTTATTATTTGGGGTTTTCCTTCTCAGCTGAAGGCAAATGATCTAAGAGTGTGCATATCTAAAGTTTTTGGTCCAGCTTCTGTGGTTTCTGTCTACCACTTGGATGCGACTGCAGTATTTGTGCAGTTTAGTAAGACAGAACTAGTTTACGACTTCCTTTTGTTGAAGGACACCTTAGAAAGAAGTGATGGCACAATCTTGGTTTTGCACCCTCTTGCAAAGATTTTGGAAGGGGGCAATACATGCGCTGCTGATTATGATACTTACAAAGAAATCTGTGGTTCGCCCATTTCCGAAGCTTTGTTTGCCGAGCAGGCAAAGGCGGTTGGCATAAAGTGGAAGACCAAATTGGTAGAAAGCCAGGTCACATTGCAAGCCGAAGACCACGAAAGTCCAGGCGCAGAAGGTTCTGTAAATTCGGTTATGAAACTTGTAAAGACCAAACCAAACATAATTGAGCAGTTAAGAAATGCTCCATCTCATAGGAAAGTCTCATCTTTTGAGACCGAAGATTCTTGCTGTGCAGTAGAAATGAATGCTTGA